One Methylocapsa sp. D3K7 DNA window includes the following coding sequences:
- a CDS encoding DUF1345 domain-containing protein, whose product MPRRRPMSPWRRRFFRFWVPFRVLRGHPRLFGGIAAGILAELFLPARLALSTRLLIDWNVGTWFYFIATGIMIARATPETIRRRAKTTDEGKIFILVLTSVAAIAAIAAIVAHLAAGKDLSGTQKAMHIGLAALTIVSAWSFIHLTYALHYAHEYFDECRDKPGEPASVRGGLVFPGDDVPDYYDFLYFSYVIGVACQTADIGLSSHEMRRVALIHCVLAFFFNSAVLAFTINVAAGMI is encoded by the coding sequence ATGCCGCGCCGGAGGCCGATGTCTCCTTGGCGGCGGCGCTTTTTCCGGTTTTGGGTTCCGTTTCGCGTCCTGCGCGGCCATCCCCGCCTCTTCGGCGGTATCGCGGCAGGCATCCTCGCGGAGCTTTTTTTGCCGGCAAGGTTAGCGCTTTCAACGCGGCTTTTGATCGACTGGAACGTCGGAACCTGGTTTTACTTCATCGCGACCGGAATCATGATCGCGCGGGCGACTCCCGAAACGATTCGGCGCCGGGCAAAGACGACGGACGAGGGGAAGATTTTCATTCTGGTGCTGACCAGTGTCGCGGCGATCGCGGCGATTGCCGCCATCGTCGCCCATCTTGCCGCCGGGAAGGATTTATCCGGCACCCAGAAGGCGATGCACATTGGGCTCGCGGCGCTGACGATCGTCAGCGCGTGGTCTTTCATCCATCTGACCTACGCCCTCCATTATGCGCATGAATATTTCGACGAATGCCGTGACAAACCGGGGGAACCGGCGTCCGTGCGTGGCGGTCTCGTTTTTCCGGGAGACGATGTGCCGGATTATTATGATTTTCTATATTTTTCCTACGTGATCGGCGTCGCCTGCCAGACCGCCGACATCGGGCTTTCGTCGCATGAAATGCGCCGCGTGGCGCTCATTCACTGCGTCCTGGCGTTTTTTTTCAACAGCGCGGTCCTGGCGTTCACGATCAATGTCGCCGCTGGGATGATTTGA
- the leuB gene encoding 3-isopropylmalate dehydrogenase yields the protein MPHFKLFVLPGDGIGPEVMAEVEKIAAWLTREGIVHFDIERGLVGGAAYDVHKTAISDADMARAQAADAVLLAAVGGPKWDAVPYEVRPEAGLLRLRKDMQLFANLRPAICYPALADASSLKRDLVDGLDLMIVRELTGGVYFGEPKQIIDLGNGQRRAIDTQVYDTYEIERIGRIAFELARKRRNKVTSSDKRNVMKSGVLWDDTIRALHAREYKDVELEHQLADALGMQLVRRPKQFDVIVTDNLFGDMLSDVASMLTGSLGMLPSASLGEKGAGSDTRKALYEPVHGSAPDIAGKGIANPIAMIGSFGMALRYSFNLSELADRVEKAISDVLGKGLRTVDIAGGAKETLSTSQMGDAILSALQAGV from the coding sequence ATGCCTCATTTCAAACTTTTCGTTCTGCCCGGTGACGGCATAGGCCCCGAGGTCATGGCCGAAGTCGAGAAAATCGCCGCTTGGTTGACGCGCGAAGGCATCGTTCATTTCGATATCGAAAGGGGGCTTGTCGGCGGCGCCGCCTATGACGTTCACAAGACCGCGATCTCAGATGCCGATATGGCGCGCGCGCAGGCGGCGGACGCGGTTCTTCTGGCTGCCGTAGGCGGGCCAAAGTGGGACGCTGTCCCCTACGAAGTCCGCCCCGAAGCGGGTCTGCTGCGCCTTCGTAAGGACATGCAGCTTTTTGCCAATCTGCGCCCGGCGATCTGCTATCCGGCGCTCGCCGATGCGTCGTCGCTGAAGCGTGATCTTGTCGATGGGCTCGATCTCATGATCGTCCGCGAACTGACCGGCGGCGTTTATTTCGGCGAACCGAAACAGATCATCGATCTTGGCAACGGTCAGCGGCGCGCCATCGACACGCAGGTCTATGACACTTACGAAATCGAGCGGATCGGCCGTATCGCCTTCGAGCTCGCGCGCAAACGCCGCAACAAGGTGACCTCCTCCGACAAGCGCAATGTGATGAAATCCGGCGTGCTTTGGGACGATACGATCAGAGCCCTGCACGCCCGCGAATATAAGGATGTCGAGCTTGAGCATCAGCTCGCCGACGCGCTCGGGATGCAGCTTGTGCGGCGCCCCAAACAATTTGATGTCATCGTCACCGACAATCTGTTCGGCGACATGTTGTCGGATGTCGCCTCCATGCTGACCGGTTCGCTCGGCATGTTGCCTTCGGCATCGCTCGGCGAAAAAGGTGCCGGAAGCGACACCCGCAAGGCGCTCTACGAGCCGGTGCATGGCTCGGCGCCCGACATTGCGGGCAAGGGCATCGCCAATCCGATCGCAATGATCGGTTCTTTCGGCATGGCCTTGCGCTATTCGTTCAACCTCAGCGAGCTTGCCGACCGCGTTGAGAAAGCGATTTCCGATGTGCTGGGCAAAGGGCTGCGCACCGTCGATATCGCGGGCGGCGCAAAGGAAACGCTTTCGACATCGCAAATGGGCGATGCGATCCTGAGCGCGTTGCAGGCGGGGGTTTAG
- a CDS encoding phosphoribosyltransferase family protein, protein MTFKNRTDAGRQLAARLAHYKGQPVVLLALPRGGVPVAAEVAAVLGAPIDLVLVRKIGVPMQPELAMGAIVDGDPPVVVRNEDVIRLAGVDESSFQAVCEGELAEITRRRRLYLGGRAPTPVKDRVAIVIDDGIATGATTRAALRAIRSRQPKKLILAVPVGPPDTIETMQDEADEVHCLEIHADFGAIGYFYDDFRQTTDQEVIDILAKYPQPRTT, encoded by the coding sequence ATGACCTTCAAAAACCGCACCGACGCCGGACGGCAATTGGCCGCGCGGCTCGCCCACTACAAAGGCCAGCCCGTCGTTCTCCTGGCTCTTCCGCGCGGCGGCGTTCCGGTTGCCGCCGAGGTCGCGGCGGTGCTCGGCGCGCCTATCGATCTTGTGCTCGTGCGGAAAATCGGCGTGCCCATGCAACCGGAACTGGCCATGGGCGCCATTGTCGATGGCGATCCTCCGGTTGTCGTGCGCAATGAAGATGTCATCCGCCTCGCCGGGGTGGACGAAAGCAGTTTTCAAGCCGTGTGCGAGGGGGAACTTGCGGAAATCACCCGCCGCCGCCGGCTTTATCTCGGCGGCCGGGCTCCCACCCCGGTCAAAGACCGTGTCGCGATCGTCATCGACGACGGCATCGCAACAGGGGCGACGACCAGAGCCGCCCTGCGCGCCATCCGGTCACGCCAGCCCAAAAAACTCATCCTCGCGGTGCCGGTCGGGCCGCCGGATACGATCGAGACGATGCAGGACGAAGCCGACGAAGTTCACTGCCTCGAAATCCACGCGGATTTTGGCGCGATCGGCTATTTTTACGACGATTTCCGGCAAACCACGGATCAAGAGGTGATCGATATTCTGGCAAAATATCCGCAGCCTAGAACGACCTAG
- the rpmF gene encoding 50S ribosomal protein L32: MAVPKRKTSPMKRGFRRSADALKAPTYVEDKDSGELRRPHHVDLKTGMYRGRQIFTQKAKED, encoded by the coding sequence ATGGCCGTTCCGAAACGAAAAACGTCCCCCATGAAGCGCGGTTTCCGCCGTTCCGCCGATGCGCTCAAAGCGCCAACCTATGTGGAAGACAAGGATTCCGGTGAGTTGCGGCGCCCCCACCATGTCGATCTTAAGACCGGCATGTATCGCGGCCGCCAAATTTTCACTCAAAAAGCCAAGGAAGACTAG
- the mtgA gene encoding monofunctional biosynthetic peptidoglycan transglycosylase: protein MRSRSRHRGLPGTLFRATLAVLLALIFGVGILIVIYRFEPPVSTLMLARWLLDDPVERQYVPLDRISPSLRAAVLVSEDARFCQHDGVDWGALREVLDKAKPGGPSRGASTIPMQTAKNLFLWPSRSYIRKIIEIPLALLLDLAWSKRHILEVYLNIAEWGDGIFGAEAAARHYFHKSADRLDAREAALLATSLPSPLHRNAARPSPRHAGLAARDMAQARGADQLVACVK, encoded by the coding sequence ATGAGATCTCGTTCCCGACACAGGGGCTTGCCCGGAACCCTTTTTCGCGCCACGCTTGCGGTTCTTCTGGCACTGATCTTTGGCGTTGGCATTCTGATCGTCATTTACCGGTTCGAACCGCCCGTCTCGACGCTCATGCTTGCACGGTGGCTATTGGACGATCCCGTCGAGCGCCAATATGTTCCGCTCGACCGGATTTCGCCGTCCCTGCGCGCCGCCGTCCTCGTTTCGGAAGATGCCCGTTTTTGCCAACATGACGGGGTCGATTGGGGCGCCCTGCGCGAGGTGCTGGATAAGGCAAAACCGGGCGGCCCATCGCGGGGGGCTTCGACGATCCCCATGCAAACCGCGAAAAACCTGTTTTTGTGGCCGTCGCGGTCCTACATCCGCAAGATCATCGAAATTCCTTTGGCATTGCTGCTCGATCTTGCTTGGTCGAAGCGCCACATTTTGGAGGTGTATTTGAACATCGCCGAATGGGGCGACGGCATTTTCGGCGCCGAGGCGGCAGCCCGCCACTATTTCCACAAAAGCGCCGACAGGCTGGACGCCAGGGAGGCGGCGCTGCTGGCGACCTCCCTGCCCAGTCCCTTGCACCGCAATGCGGCAAGACCTTCCCCGCGCCATGCTGGGCTCGCCGCGCGCGACATGGCGCAGGCACGGGGCGCGGACCAGCTTGTCGCATGCGTCAAATGA
- a CDS encoding farnesyl diphosphate synthase: protein MTRGATASEFEGRLLEAADTTERVLDSLLTGLTLPGETLRPPRFLEAMRYASLGGGKRFRPFLTIETARLFGVEGNGVWRAAAAVEMIHCYSLVHDDLPALDNDDLRRGRPTTHKAYGEATAILVGDALLTYAFDVTADPATHKDPKVRAELILALARAAGFGGMIGGQILDLEAEQASEPHKAEAVIQLQAMKTGALLHYAVEAGAILGQAEPSARAALSEYGRALGAAFQVADDILDVEADELALGKRAGKDAKRNKATLVAALGIEAARARRDSLAAAAIAALDSFPQGRQAAVLKEAAHFVATRTH from the coding sequence ATGACACGCGGGGCAACGGCAAGCGAATTTGAGGGGCGGCTTTTAGAGGCCGCCGACACGACCGAACGCGTGCTCGATTCCTTGCTGACGGGGCTAACCCTCCCAGGCGAGACCTTGCGGCCGCCACGTTTTTTGGAAGCCATGCGCTACGCGAGCCTGGGCGGCGGCAAGCGGTTCCGGCCGTTTCTCACCATCGAGACCGCGCGGCTGTTCGGCGTCGAGGGAAATGGTGTTTGGCGCGCCGCGGCGGCGGTCGAGATGATCCATTGCTATTCCCTCGTCCATGACGACCTCCCCGCCCTCGACAATGATGATCTGCGGCGCGGAAGGCCTACCACCCACAAGGCCTATGGCGAGGCCACCGCGATCCTTGTCGGCGACGCTCTGCTGACCTATGCCTTCGACGTGACGGCGGACCCCGCAACTCACAAGGACCCTAAGGTTCGCGCCGAACTCATCCTCGCCCTGGCGCGCGCCGCCGGTTTCGGAGGCATGATCGGCGGGCAAATCCTCGACCTCGAAGCGGAGCAGGCGAGCGAGCCGCACAAGGCCGAAGCCGTGATCCAGCTTCAAGCGATGAAAACCGGCGCGCTTCTCCACTATGCCGTGGAAGCTGGCGCGATTCTCGGGCAGGCCGAGCCTTCCGCCCGGGCCGCGCTCTCCGAATACGGCCGTGCGCTGGGCGCCGCCTTCCAAGTCGCCGACGATATTTTGGATGTCGAGGCGGACGAACTGGCGCTCGGCAAGCGGGCTGGAAAGGACGCCAAGCGCAATAAAGCAACGCTCGTCGCGGCGTTAGGGATTGAAGCGGCGCGGGCGCGACGGGACAGCCTCGCCGCGGCGGCAATCGCGGCGCTCGATTCGTTCCCGCAAGGCCGGCAGGCAGCCGTCCTGAAAGAAGCGGCACATTTCGTCGCGACGCGGACGCACTGA